The following is a genomic window from Clostridium fungisolvens.
ATAAAATGAATATTGAAGATATAAGGAGAGAAAGTCTTAGAAAAACAATATCAATAGTACTTCAGGATACTTTTCTTTTTTCAGATACAGTAAGGGAGAATATAAGATATGGAAGAATAACTGCAACAGATAGTGAAGTTGAGAATGCGGCAAAGCTTGCAAACGCAGATTTGTTCATAAAACAATTACCTGAAGGTTATGATACAGTTTTATCAGACAACGGAAGTAATTTATCTCAAGGACAAAGACAGTTGCTTGCAATTGCAAGAGCAGTACTTGCTAAGTCATCTATTCTTATTTTAGATGAAGCAACATCATCTATAGATACCCGTACTGAGGTTCATATTCAGGAGGCCATGTTAAAGCTTATGGAGGGAAAGACAACTTTTGTTATTGCTCATAGATTAAGTACAATTAGAAATGCTGATAAGATAGTTGTTGTAAAAGATGGAGAAATCATCGAAAGTGGACATCATGAAGAGCTTATAGATAATAGAGGTTTTTATTATAATCTCTACAACAGTCAGTTTAATACGGGGATGAGTATATAGAATCTTCTACAGAATCTATTTTGGAAATATAATTTTTGATGCCGGTTGGTACTTATGCGATTAGTTTCATAATTATGGTATTATTTTGATTGTTTTGGTAAATACTACTCTTAAATATTTAAGGGTGATGAATATGCAAAGAATTAAAGACTTCGAATATATGAATGCATATAATATACAAGGTAAAAAACTAGGTTCAATAAAAGAAATATATATTGACTTTTTCAATGGAAAACTTAAAGGATTTGAAGTAAATAGAAGGGGGCTAAAAAAAGAAAACTTCATAGATATACAAGATATAATAACGCTAAATAAAAGTTTGATATTTGATAAATTCAGTAAGGCGCAAGGCCTCCCTTTTTGCAAGATAAAAAGTATGGATGTAGTAGACAAATGTGGAGAGATAGTAGGAGTAGTTGAGGATATAGTTATTGATCCATCAGATTATACCATTAAGGGACTAATAATATCCTCTGGTTTTATAAACAAACTAATAAAAGGGAAGAATATAGTGCTGCTAAGTCAAATCATACTAGGAGAAAAGTTTATTTTGTATTATGGAAGCTATAATGTGCTATTAAAATCAATGCCACATAGCTTTACAAAAGGAGATTGCTATGAAGAAACCTAGTAAAAAAATTATAATTAATTTGATATTAGCGGCAGTGATCCTAATAGTTGTGGTTCTATATATTAAATTAAGGATTATAAGGGAAGTTATCTTTATTATCATTTTTTCCTTCATTGTTTCCTATACATTAAAACCTCTTTTAATGTATAGCATGGAAAAGACCAAGATAAATAAGAAGCTTGGTGCAGGCTTAATTATTTTAGCTGTATTCAGCTTTGTTGTGATTACAATAGTAGGTGTAATTCCTTCACTTTTTAAGGAAGGTGCAAATATAGAGACTATAATGAATTCTGTTGAGAGGTTAGTAAACTGGGTTAATTCGAAAGTACATATGAATCAATATGGAATTTTTGATACTCTAAGTGTGCAAATTAACGAAAGATTAAATGTAGCATTAAGCAATTTTTCTGAGAAGGCTTTTGATAGCCTAGTAGATTTTAGTGAAAATTTGCTTTCGCTTGCAGTTGTTCCTGTTGTAAGTTACTATTTTTTGGCTGAAGGCAATGTGATCGAAAATAAGCTTTTACTATTAGTTCCAATGAAAAAAAGATCTATTATTAAAAGAATAATAAGTGATATCGACAAGGCTTTAGGTAGATATATATTTAGTCAGTTTGTATTATGTATTATAATTGGAGTACTTACTTTTTTTGTGCTAATATGCTTGAAAATACAGTTTCCTATTCTGTTATCAATTTTTAATGCAGTGGTAAACATAATACCGTACTTTGGACCATTGATAGGTGCGATACCTGCTATTTTAGTAGCTTTAATTCAGTCACCAACCAAAGCTATATATGCTACCATATTGCTTTTTATAATACAACAGGTTGAAGGAAACTTGATTTCCCCTCAAATAACAGCTTCAAGTATAAAGATGCATCCACTATTAATAATAATACTTTTACTTATAGGCGAAAAAATTGGTGGATTTTTTGGAATGATTTTAGCAATACCTATAGGAGTTATAATCAAAGTTATTTATGAAGATATTGATTATCATATGTATTAGATATAGATTTCGATGGTTTTACGAATCTTTATTTGGATAGATTCTAATATGAAGTAGTTTATCTGTAAATAGACATTGATAAAGATATGCATACTCCTGAATAATCAACATTATTACAATATAAACCACAAATTGAGCATATTTTTAAGTAAATATTGACAGAGATAAAACATTATCATATAATTTGCCTATAAAGTTAATAACGGTGTGATGACAAGAATAAGTAGATAAATTATGACTACAAAGAGAAGAAGTGGTTGGTGAAAACTTCTTAGCATAGTTATTGAAAGCTATCTTAGAGCACTTTTCTTAAGAGATGTATTTATTAAGTACATAATTAGGGTGGTACCGCGGAAGTATAGCTTTCGTCCCTTGCTGGGATGAGGGCTTTTTTTTTATTCTTTGGAAATTATAATATATAAATCTTTGGAAAACTATATTTTATTATAAGGGAAAAATGATTTATAAAAACAAAAGAATAAAAAGAGAAATCTATCGCCTGCCAGATTTTCCTCATATGTATTCGGAAAGGCAGATGCGCAAAAAAAACCACTGAAGAAAATCGCTTCAGCGACTTTTTATTAATATCTTAAAATATTTGTATATATAAGAATGGAGGAAATAATATGAAATACATGGGAGCAAACGAATTAAGAGATGCATATCTAAAGTTTTTTGAAAGTAAAGATCATCTAGTAATGCCATCATTCTCGTTAGTACCAAAGAATGATAAGAGCTTACTTTTAATAAATGCTGGTATGGCGCCTTTAAAACCATATTTTACTGGAGTTGAAGAACCACCAAGAAAGAGAGTTGCTACTTGTCAAAAGTGTATAAGAACTGGCGATATAGAAAATGTAGGAAAGACTTCAAGACATGGTACTTTCTTTGAAATGCTTGGAAACTTTTCATTTGGAGATTATTTTAAGAACGAGATAATTCCATGGGCATGGGAATTTATAACTGAAACTCTTTCTATACCTAAAGATAAATTATATGTGACTATATATCTAGAAGATGATGAAGCTTTCGATATATGGACTTCTAAAACGGATGTAGATCCAAGTAGAATATTTAGACTAGGTAAAGACGATAACTTCTGGGAAATAGGAGTTGGACCATGTGGACCATGTACAGAAATCCACTTTGACAGAGGTGATGGGAAGATTACTTCTGTAGAAGAATTTGTAAAGGCAGCAGATGAAGATAGAGTAGTAGAATTCTGGAATCTAGTTTTCACACAATTTGATAAAGATGAAGAGGGAAATTATAACAGATTAGCTAAGCCTAATATAGATACAGGTATGGGGCTTGAGAGAATTACTACTATTATGCAAGGTGTAGATAATATTTTTGAGATTGATACCGTTAAAAATATATTAGGAACTGTAAGCAAAATAGCAAATGTAGAATATAAATCAGATGACAATAAAGATGTTTCTTTAAGAATAATAACTGATCACGTAAAAGGTGTAACTATGCTGATATGTGATGGAGTTCAACCTTCAAATGAAGGAAGAGGTTATGTGTTAAGAAGACTTCTAAGAAGAGCTGCTAGACATGGAAGGTTACTAGGAATCAAAGAGCTGTTCTTAACTAAAATAGTTGATTCAGTTGTTGAAAATTATTCAAGTGGTTATCCTGAACTTTTAGAGAAAGCTCAGTATATAAAGAAAGTAGTTCTATTAGAAGAAGAAAGATTTAATGAAACTATAGACAGTGGTATGGATATACTTAAAGGATATATAAATGAACTTGAAGCTGCTAAAGGAGAAGTCCTTTCAGGAGAAAAAGTATTCAAATTATATGATACTTATGGATTTCCATTAGAGTTAACTGAAGAAATACTTGAAGAAAAGGGCATGAAGGTAGATCTTGAAGGCTTTAACAGGGAAATGAAGGAACAAAGAGAGAGAGCAAGAGCTGCAAGAGGAACTACAAGCTACATGGGCAGTGATGAGATTCCTGTAAATAAAATAGAAGCAACTCTAAGCACAAACTTCGATGGTTATGGAACAATAAAACATCAAGGAACAGTACTATTACTTTCAGATTCTACAGAATTTAGAGAAGAGTTATCAGAAGGTGAAGAAGGTTTCTTAGTTGTTGATAACACACCATTCTATGCTGAAATGGGTGGCCAGGTAGGAGATACTGGAATAATAACAGGAGAAGGATTTAAAGCAGAAGTTTTAGATTGTAAGAAGAATCCTGGTGGAAAGATTTATCATGTTATAAAAGTTACTTTTGGTACTGTTAAGGTTAACGATACTGTAAGTCTTGAAGTTGATAATAACAGAAGAAACAGTATATGCAAAAACCATACAGCTACTCATATGCTTCATGAAGCGTTAAGAGAAGTACTTGGTGAACATGTAAACCAATCTGGATCATATGTAGACAGCGAAAGACTTAGATTTGACTTTACTCATTTCTCAGCATTATCAGCTGAAGAGTTATATAAAGTTGAAACTATGGTAAATGAAAAAATAATGGAAGCATACTCTGTTTGTACAGATGTGATGACTATAGATCAAGCAAAAAACAGTGGAGCTATGGCTCTATTTGATGATAAATATAGTGATGAAGTTAGAGTAGTATCTATAGGTGATTTCTCAAAAGAACTTTGTGGAGGTACTCACGTAAGTAATTCAGGACAAATTGGATTATTTAAAGTAGTTTCTGAAACTGGTGTTGCAGCAGGAATAAGAAGAATAGAAGCGTTAACTGGCTTTAATGCAATAAAACACTTTGAAAGTAAAAGTGAAATCATAAGAGAAGTTACTTCAACACTAAAATGTAATGAAAAAGATATTTTAAGAAAATTACATTCACAAACTGTTGATTTAAAAGAAAAGGAAAAAGAAATACAAGAGCTTAAGCTTAAAATGGTTCAAGGTTCTGAAAATGATATTCTAGCTAGTGCTAAAGAAATTAAAGGTGTAAAAGTTGTGGCTTCAACTGTTGAAGGCCTTGATGGAAATGCGTTAAGAGATTTAGCTGATAAAATAAGAAATAAAGTTGGTAATGGAGTAGTGGTTTTAGGAAGTGCTGCTGACGGAAAAGTAAACCTAGTAGCTATGGCAACTAGAGATGCTATAGAAAAAGGAATACATTGTGGTAAGATTATAAAAGAAGTAGCAACAATCGCTGGCGGCGGCGGTGGCGGAAGACCAGATATGGCTCAAGCTGGAGGTAAGAATCCAGAAAAGCTAAACGAGGCATTAGCGAAAGTAAATGAGTTAGTAGAATTATTGGTAAAATAGTGTACATTTCCATAAATATCATTTATAATTATATTAAACATAAAACAGAATAAACAATTGTTAGTAGGTTAATACTAATTTATATGATATTTAAATAATTTTTTCATGTGAACCAGTAAGGGGGTGAAGCTGCCACTTTAAGCAGCGAACTTATGGCAAATAATTTAGATCATACAATGCAATTTGACTTTACAAAGAATAAAAAAGACTTGACAAAGGCTATCTTGAATGAGGTTTATAATTCTTTAAAGGAAAAAGGTTACAACCCTGTAAATCAACTTGTAGGTTATTTAATTTCAGGAGACCCTACTTACATCACAAATTATAATGGTGCAAGGGCTTTGGTAAGAAAACTTGAAAGAGATGAAATTCTTGAAGAGGTAATAAAATCTTATCTAGAGATAAAATAGAGGGTGCCCATTTGGGTACCCTTTAATGTTATAAAATATAATAAAATTTATTTTTTGCTTTTACTTTGGGTATAATTGAATTTTTTTTCATTAAGAAGGTTATTATTTAACTTATAGGGAAAATTAATATTTAATTAAGGATACTTTTTAAAATTATATTAAAATACCTGTAACATATAAAACCATAAATAATTAATGTATCTTCTTTAATAAGATGAATTTTATTTACACAATATATGGGTAGTAATTTGATTCATATATTTAAGTAAAACGTATAAATAAGTATTGCTAATAGACCCTATAGGAGAAAACGATGCGTATAATAGGATTAGATTTTGGACAAAAAACTATTGGGGTGGCAGTATCAGATCCCTTAGGATTTACTGCTCAAGGAATCACAACGATTAGAAGAAAAAACTTCAGATATGATCTCGAAGAAGTGAAGAAAATCTTTGATGAGTACAATGCAGAGCTCATTGTTATAGGACTTCCTAAAAATATGAATGGAACAATTGGTCCTTCAGGTGAAATGGCTCAAGACTTTGGAAAACGACTTGTTGAATTATTCAACCCTAAAATTGAATTTTGGGATGAGAGACTTACTACTGTTGCGGCTCATCGTGCAATGCTAGAAGCGGATTTATCAAGAAATAAAAGAAAAAAGATAGTTGATAAGATTGCAGCCACATTTATACTTCAAGGTTATCTGGATAGATTGGCAAAGCAATAATTGACTTTCATTATCAATAAAATTAAAATACAATATAAAAGGAGTGTTTTTTAATGGAAAATAATATTGATACAATAGTATTGCTAGATGAAGATGGAATTGAAACTGAATTTGAGGTTATTACAAAACTTGATATTGAAGACAATGAATACGTAATCGTAGTTCCAGTAGATGGATCAGAAGATGATGCGATTGCGTTAAAAATCGTTACAGATGAAGAGGGAAATGATGCTTTGATAACAGTAGAAGATGAGGAAGAATTTGCAATGGTTGCAGAAGCATATGAAACTCTTTTTGCTGATGACTTAAATTAATAAAGAGAGGTTTTAGCATGTCACAGGTATCATCAAAAGACTATAATCAATTGAAAGAAGATTTGAAAAAGAAAGGCTACAAATTGACTCCGCAAAGAAGAGCAATTGTAGATACTATTCTATTAAATAAAGGCAAGCACCTTACAGCTGAAGAAATTTATGATGAAGTGAAAGTAGGTTGCCCTGAGATAGGATTAGCGACTGTATATAGAACTATTTTACTTTTAGAAGAGATGGGGATAATATATAGACTTGATTTAAATGATGGAAGTGCAAGGTACGAAATGGCTCATGATGATGAGCATCATAGACACCATCATTTAGTTTGCAATAACTGTGGTAAGGTAATTGAAGTTGAAGCGGATTTACTTGATGATTTAGAAGAACTAATTGAAAAAAAATGCGACTTCAAGATAATGGATCACAGCGTGAAATTTTATGGCTTATGCAGCGAATGTGTTGGTAAAGACATATAAAGCTTTATAATAAAAAATTAAATAAATCTAAAGGAGGGGACATATGAAGCGTGAAAAACTAAAGGCGAAAATCATTCCTTTAGGTGGCACAAATGAAATTGGAAAAAACATGACTGCCATTGAGTTTAAAGATGATATAATCGTCATAGACAGCGGATTAAAATTTCCAGAAGAAGATATGTTCGGAATAGATATCGTAATTCCAGACATAACGTATTTACTAAAGAATAAAGACAAAGTTAAGGGTATATTCCTAACACACGGACATGAAGACCACATCGGTGCGTTGCCTTATGTGCTTAAGCAACTTAACATACCTATATACGGAACAAAGTTAACATTAGGTATAGTTGAAAGCAAATTAAAGGAACACGGTCTTCTAAGTACTACAGAACGTATTGTAGTAAAGCCAAAGGACGTTATCAAACTTGATTCGGTTTCAGTTGAATTTATTAAGACAAATCACAGTATAGCGGATTCGGTAGCTATAGCAATTCATACTCCAATGGGAGTCATATTGCATACTGGTGACTTTAAGATCGACTATACACCAATCGATGGAGAAGTAATTGATTTAGCTAGATTCGCAGAACTTGGTAAGAAAGGTGTACTTGCGCTGATGGCTGATAGTACCAATGTTGAAAGACCTGGATATACTATGTCTGAGAGCATTGTAGGAGATAACTTCTTAAAAATGTTTGCAAAGGCAAAAGGAAGAATATTAGTTGCAACTTTTGCGTCTAATATCCATAGAATTCAACAAATAATAACTGCAGCTCAAGAGAATGAGAGAAAAGTAGCAGTTTCGGGAAGAAGCATGGAAAACATTGTTCAAGTTGCTATTGAGCTTGGATATTTACAAATCGATAAAGAGGTTTTAATAACTCTAGATAATATAAATAAGTATCCAAATGATAAACTTGTAATAATAACTACCGGAAGTCAGGGAGAGCCAATGTCAGCTTTAGCTAGAATGGCTTCATCTGAACACAAAAAGATTAATATAGTAGAAGGAGATTTGGTTGTAATATCAGCTACTCCTATACCTGGAAACGAAAAATTTGTGTCGAGAATAGTAAATCAACTATTTAAAAAAGGTGCTGAGGTAATATATGAATCTGTTGCAGGTGTTCACGTTTCTGGTCATGCATGTCAAGAAGAACTAAAACTTATGCATACATTAACAAAGCCTAGATACTTTATACCTGTTCACGGAGAATATAGACATCTAAAGCAGCACGGTGAACTTGCTGTTAAGCTCGGATTACCACCTAAGAATTTCTTGATACCTGAAAATGGAGATGTTATTGAAATTACTAGAGATAACCTAAGAAAAAATGGAACAGTAATTTCAGGAAACGTTTTTGTTGATGGATTAGGTGTAGGCGATGTAGGTAATATAGTACTTAGAGATAGAAAACATTTATCTCAAGATGGTATACTTACCGTGGTTGTTACTATCGAAAGAGAAAGTGGCAATGTAATTGCAGGACCTGATATAATATCAAGAGGTTTCGTTTATGTAAGAGAATCAGAAGACTTAATGGATCAGGCTAAGGAAATTGTTAAATCGGTACTTAGACAATGTGAAGAGAATAAAGTTTCTGATTGGGCTACAATGAAGTCAAACATGAAAAATGAATTAAGAGTTTTCTTATATGAGAAAACTAAGAGAAAACCTATGATATTACCAATAATAATGGAAATATAATACTGGGGGAAGTAGTATGACAAATATATATGATAAAGCTCATGATTTTGCAAACGTACTTAAGGATTTACCTGAAGTAGTTGCATATAGAGAAGCTTCAAAAAAAATATCTGAAAGTCCAGAACTAAAAAAAATAGTTGAGGATTTTAGAAGGATTCAAATAGAGGCTTATAATGAGCAATTTCAAACTGGAACTGTAAGTGATGCAACAAAGGAGAAAATGCAAAAAGTTGGAAGCGTTGCGATGATTAATCCTTCTGTAGCTGTATACCTTCAAAGTGAAGCTCAATTTGCAGTTATATGGGAAGACTTGTTAAAAATATTTAACGATGCAATCGGTGTGGATATAATTACACCAAATTCCTAGTATTTTAGTTGACTTTTGTAGAAAGTAATATTAGAATTAAAATGTTGAAATTGGATACAACGGTATCCAATTTTATTTTGTGGTTAAAACCAATGGAGGATAAATATGGAATTAATAACAAGAAATGATATAAGAAACATAGCAATAATTGCTCACGTTGACCATGGTAAAACTACTTTAGTTGATGCGCTATTAAGACAAAGTAATATATTCAGAGCAAATGAAAAAGTAGAAGAAAGAGTAATGGACTCCAATGACCTAGAAAAGGAAAGAGGAATAACTATACTTTCAAAGAATACAGCAGTTACATACAATGACATTAAGATAAATATAATAGATACTCCAGGACATGCTGACTTCGGTGGAGAAGTTGAGAGAGTTCTTAAGATGGTTGATAGCGTTCTTTTAGTTGTAGACTCTTATGAAGGACCTATGCCTCAGACTAAATTCGTTTTAAAGAAGGCTTTAGAACTTGGATTGGATCCAATAGTTGTAATCAATAAAATCGATAGAGCAGATGCTAGACCTACTGATGTTATTGATGAAGTTTTTGAATTGTTCTTAGAGCTTGGAGCAACTGATAAACAGTTAGATTTCCCAATAGTTTATGCTTCAGCTAGAGAAGGTTTTGCAAAGATGGAAGTTGAAGATGAAAGCTCAAACATGGAACCTTTATTCAACACTATAATAGAGCATGTTGAACCACCAAAGGGATACATAGATGCTCCTCTTCAAATGCTTGTTACTACAATAGATTCAAGTGAATATGTTGGTAAGATAGTAATAGGTAAAGTTGTTCGTGGTAGAGTATCAAAGAATCAAAATATTGCTGTTGTAAGAAAAGATGGATCTACATCAAATTACAAGGTGTCAAGTCTTTATACATATAATGGACTAAAGAGAGAAGAAGCAAATGAAGCTGCACTTGGAGATATAATAGCTTTAAGTGGTATAGTTGATGTAAATATTGGAGAGACTATAGCAGACGCTCAAAATCCAGAGGCACTACCATTTGTTGATATAGACGAGCCTACATTAAATATGAACTTCATGGTAAATGACTCACCATTTGCAGGACGTGAAGGTGATTTCGTTACTTCAAGACATTTAAGAGATAGACTTATGAAAGAACTTGAAACAAATGTAAGTTTAAGAGTAAATGAACTTTCTCCTGACCGTTTTGAAGTTAGTGGAAGAGGAGAACTACATCTTTCAATACTTATAGAAACAATGAGAAGAGAAGGATATGAATTCCAAGTTTCTAAGCCAAATGTTATATTTAAAGAAGAACATGGAAAGAAAGTAGAACCTATTGAGTACTTAACTATAGATGTTCCAGAAGAATTTATGGGACCTGTTATGGAAAAACTAGGACCTAGAAAAGCTGAAATGGTTAATATGACTTCAGCTGTAAATGGGTACACAAGATTAGAATTCTTAATACCTGCTAGAGGTCTTATAGGATTCAGAAGTGAATTCATGACAGATACTAAAGGTAATGGTATAATGAACCACGTATTTGAAGGCTACGATAAATACAGAGGTGATATTCCTGGAAGAAGCAGAGGATCACTTGTTGCTTTTGAAGCTGGTGATGCAATAGCTTATGGATTATTCAATGCTCAAGAAAGAGGTACTCTATTCATAGAACCAGGTACTGAAGTTTATTCAGGAATGGTATGCGGTGAGTGTTCAAGAGCGGAAGATATAGAAGTTAATGTTTGTAAGAGAAAACATCAATCTAATACAAGAGCTTCTGGTTCTGATGATTCATTAAGATTAACTCCAGCAAAGAAACTTTCACTAGAAGAATGTCTAGAATTTATAAATTCTGACGAGCTTGTAGAAGTTACCCCTAAAAACATTAGAATGAGAAAGAGATTATTAGATTCTAATGAAAGAAAGAGAGCTGCAAGAAAGTAATTTGCTTGTTGGCATAAAAATAGTATAATTAAGTAAATAGCCTAGTAGGCTATTTACTTTTGTATATAAAGGGTTTTAAGCACCATAGATAAAGATATAATTATTGTACATATTAATTTTTAGTATAACTTTTGTAGTAGGTTATACGGTTTAAAAGTAGGGGGATTTTATGAGAAACTTTAAAAAGCCTTTAATTTTTATTTCTTCCTTTATATTAATAGTTCTTATTGCTATAACATTTTTCTACATAAAATATTTAAGAGCTATAAATGACCCTCTCCAAGGAAAGGGAAGTACAGTAAATGTAGTTGTAAAAGAAGGAGAAAGTCTATACGACGTTCTAGATCATTTAAATAGTGATAAGTCACTAAAGAGTTTATATGCAGCAAAATACTATATAAAGAAAAACAACTTAGGTGGAGAGATTCAGCCAGGTACATATGACATTTTAATAGGAACTTCTCTTGACAAAATTATTAGTTTGCTAAAAGAAGGTGGACATAACATTAAAATAACAATTCCTGAAGGGTTGAATGTGGAGGAAATTGCAGCAAAGGTTGAGAAAAGTGGTCTTGTCACTAAAGACGAATTTTTAGCTGCAGTAAAAAAATATCCATTACCTAAGTATGTAAAAGAAAATAAAGATAAAAGATATGAGCTTGAAGGATATTTATTCCCAGACACATATTTTTTCAAGAAGAGCGATAAGTCTGATGACATAATAATGGCAATGATTGCCAGATTCCAGCAAGTGATGAGTGAAGTTCAAAAGGAAACTAATAAATCAATATCAGATTCTGATTATGAGGACATAATAAATAAGGCTTCAATGATTGAAAAAGAAGCTAGAGTGGATTCTGATAGACCTTTAATATCTTCAGTTATTGATAATAGATTAAAAAAGAATATGCCTCTTCAATTAGATGCAACAATATTATATGCTATAGGACAACATAAAGATGTAGTAACCCTTAAGGATTTAGAAGTTAAGTCTCCTTATAATACGTATAAAAGTAAAGGATTACCAGTAGGCCCAATCTGTAATCCAGGAAAGCAATCAATCTTAGCTGCGGTTAAACCGGAAGATACTAACTTCTTATACTACTTACTGAAGAAAAATAATGAGCACTATTTTACTGCTGATTATAATGATTTTTTAAAGATGAAGAAAGAATTAGGATATTAATTATAACCAAATTAGTTGGAGGAAATTATGAGTGGAATTACACATGACTACATGGAGGAATATCTTAGAGGTCTAATTGGAGACAGCGAAGGTGAACTATATGAGTTAGAAAAGTATGCAGAAGAAAATTCAGTCCCAATAGTACAAAAAGAAGCAGGTAAGTTTTTAGAGTTTATGGTTTCTATGAAAAAACCTAAAAAAATATTAGAACTAGGAACTGCTATTGGGTACTCTGCCATCCTTATGAGTAAAGCTGCTAATGGAAATGCAAGTATAACATCAATAGAACGTGATGAAAATATGGTATCTATTGCAGAGAGTAATATTTCAAAGTATAATTTTAGTGATAAAATTAAAGTTGTTAAAGGTGATTGTCTAGAAATATTAGAAGGTTTAGATGATAAGTTTGATCTGATTTTTATGGATGCTGGTAAAGGGCACTATAATCATTTTTTACCTCATTGTCTAAGACTGTTAGCTGAAGATGGAATCATAATATCAGACAATGTTCTTTTTAGAGGAATGGTTGCTTCTAATGACTTGGTTATAAGAAGAAAAATAACGATAGTTAAAAGAATGAGAAAATATCTTGAAGAGATATCCAAAGAT
Proteins encoded in this region:
- a CDS encoding YlbF family regulator, translating into MTNIYDKAHDFANVLKDLPEVVAYREASKKISESPELKKIVEDFRRIQIEAYNEQFQTGTVSDATKEKMQKVGSVAMINPSVAVYLQSEAQFAVIWEDLLKIFNDAIGVDIITPNS
- the typA gene encoding translational GTPase TypA, translating into MELITRNDIRNIAIIAHVDHGKTTLVDALLRQSNIFRANEKVEERVMDSNDLEKERGITILSKNTAVTYNDIKINIIDTPGHADFGGEVERVLKMVDSVLLVVDSYEGPMPQTKFVLKKALELGLDPIVVINKIDRADARPTDVIDEVFELFLELGATDKQLDFPIVYASAREGFAKMEVEDESSNMEPLFNTIIEHVEPPKGYIDAPLQMLVTTIDSSEYVGKIVIGKVVRGRVSKNQNIAVVRKDGSTSNYKVSSLYTYNGLKREEANEAALGDIIALSGIVDVNIGETIADAQNPEALPFVDIDEPTLNMNFMVNDSPFAGREGDFVTSRHLRDRLMKELETNVSLRVNELSPDRFEVSGRGELHLSILIETMRREGYEFQVSKPNVIFKEEHGKKVEPIEYLTIDVPEEFMGPVMEKLGPRKAEMVNMTSAVNGYTRLEFLIPARGLIGFRSEFMTDTKGNGIMNHVFEGYDKYRGDIPGRSRGSLVAFEAGDAIAYGLFNAQERGTLFIEPGTEVYSGMVCGECSRAEDIEVNVCKRKHQSNTRASGSDDSLRLTPAKKLSLEECLEFINSDELVEVTPKNIRMRKRLLDSNERKRAARK
- the mltG gene encoding endolytic transglycosylase MltG gives rise to the protein MRNFKKPLIFISSFILIVLIAITFFYIKYLRAINDPLQGKGSTVNVVVKEGESLYDVLDHLNSDKSLKSLYAAKYYIKKNNLGGEIQPGTYDILIGTSLDKIISLLKEGGHNIKITIPEGLNVEEIAAKVEKSGLVTKDEFLAAVKKYPLPKYVKENKDKRYELEGYLFPDTYFFKKSDKSDDIIMAMIARFQQVMSEVQKETNKSISDSDYEDIINKASMIEKEARVDSDRPLISSVIDNRLKKNMPLQLDATILYAIGQHKDVVTLKDLEVKSPYNTYKSKGLPVGPICNPGKQSILAAVKPEDTNFLYYLLKKNNEHYFTADYNDFLKMKKELGY
- a CDS encoding O-methyltransferase translates to MSGITHDYMEEYLRGLIGDSEGELYELEKYAEENSVPIVQKEAGKFLEFMVSMKKPKKILELGTAIGYSAILMSKAANGNASITSIERDENMVSIAESNISKYNFSDKIKVVKGDCLEILEGLDDKFDLIFMDAGKGHYNHFLPHCLRLLAEDGIIISDNVLFRGMVASNDLVIRRKITIVKRMRKYLEEISKDKNLITTIIPMGDGIAVTKRR